A genomic region of Daphnia carinata strain CSIRO-1 chromosome 5, CSIRO_AGI_Dcar_HiC_V3, whole genome shotgun sequence contains the following coding sequences:
- the LOC130695819 gene encoding trichohyalin-like isoform X3: MPKVADPLCPLGFHPQVRWPTRCKRCFREYKEHSNSTNRKESGESPSSSIRREDRSGSVDSLDDSKLDNMPTPVVPVRSRESVALSRRNTTEIPLLREEALGDARGSKNEKESEKSKDYGSIYSSISGSAFSRLTKHRSSATLQDASGSGAMAKGSGEFESSRRGSSGDESEKLRKKRVQIHSLKEVPSDTNYNSPDVQFILEVKRSNIKSRGSDDDASSFAGTDITETTETTETTLVETNFDELQDQVNSMKKEIDKYRARCERLEREKDELSNKKFRSVNGGTGSESMRLQQRIRELEASNEDLMDDKRSAELRVTELERELESRPSSAQTHKAMEEIRAKSAAAEALIEELMEENEELKKDMRQMVDEMDELQDNFREDQADEYRDLKKDLEQTAKNCRILQFKLRKAERRMEQMETDKHELELQNQELRNGSNPAATSSVPGKGQDRISQLEQELNQTRDQLVQSQREVQKLQSQIRAGGKDAPLSGPVLSKSRSLEGTNGALSKSTEDVSQLQRDLQDSHEREADLREQLKFAEEEAQSLRKKLSRVEEENESLVMQLKKMAMKKGSRRNTPDSSVDKDEGISGDVDDLSLSELRLQLELNEQETAVLRRKMEDIEGENDRLSKEVLELQEQVRSKSTASTEKAGDARSQPTKPTSEELNKLKTELMEKDKEIEHLNEALTQAEKNKGKVVVQRSRSLESSESALDLKRQLQLVEQEAGILRSKTAELETENEKMTAENRRLHLRVSRKAPPTDAEKLLLDKLELEERIQAMEKKLTEAVNHKPHIELEKSPRLGRASDRGTRLSTASITPESSVLKREKEILERDLKSKEEQINSLTLRLQHMEKENENLHHRMETRMAAVKRTPKKPNDTMTKIQLKKMVEELETEFTDLLAKTGAGQPLPSDTKKIAELSKNLKEEREQRDNLQHEKKKLEEKITKLEAEMKKANSNSSANQILQEKCDKLEKEKAEMTAKMQSGDFVDLDTLHQVKQEKHKLQKELTERDNRLSELEKKVKESEDKNRKMERALKDNNERIADVEREDASLKDEVKKAVDAALKKSEREIKLAKEGTVNFKTKAEDLEQKLTRAEMDKKGLNERIQRLEADWRKERDQLIGRATDLEVEIKAERKKKDRVEKEYEGEMREKDDEVMGLRERVKRTEIELKAALERFEELKNQDTRSRELELELEKEHQEYEDLTAKYDLLEEDYLVIKAKLVMDKQNIEREYLSLKKEHDTVEGELRTLRETFNLRQDTWIKEKLDMQEKVKELEEKELRHSGENWYIERSRLKDIIDEKNQQLEKIKRDEEMHRDHIDNIRRENDELRRKLEDFDKVTKIQRSMTYDSSEHDREIRELRNRLAQEEKAHRSELTHAKMRSDNKVALLQEETQATQMQLEKARRERDTFREMLDGAQRMISELKSDPSKKAKSGSDAARSREMEDNLTRIEEFHAQITSLEDELNEARSETSRIKTEYINEKSAKEIKISELQTKINELEEDRIMAMGRSRITGTRTRLELAWQKEREEQQRLIQESSTLARDLRQTLLEVEKERDRERLESRRRLEQQKRANEEEQVEIRKKVTELQSDLLELRDAHAKLRTSCEKLRRDKERVEKERDDTKKSIVDSRKADADTERRVSQLVVEVQKMKDLCPLVMGESLTGELPTGAKKEKDVRQEKIREEFVATLKLINKFSEDVKKLQQRESDDSSKRTTMFRRAMSNAPGDMGSTSTSNNTGESITPAPSITKRAPVYRRALSLEQSQSLKDIETTSSSSYTSNSYMDDEPPYASYRSRTVDRDLSLDRQSTDSTRSESAVLATPETKKKRSLMGKIKQLTKSRSIEDTGTANQLVNAGIQALIPSVSVAPSGSDLSLDKDPDRKKEKKTVKDKLTGMFKKGSSSRTSSMERSDSTESRDRYTPAKDSLSVSVSDRPLQRPPSLTNLSAPGSSRGTTPLSSSRATPSRSGMLRNQSSVETDV, translated from the exons atgcctAAAGTGGCCGATCCGCTGTGTCCGTTGGGTTTCCATCCGCAAGTACGGTGGCCTACCCGGTGCAAGCGATGCTTTCG cgaATACAAGGAGCATTCGAATTCCACGAATCGCAAAGAGAGTGGAGAATCCCCTTCTAGCTCAATACGTAGAGAAGACCGTTCTGGCTCCGTGGACAGCCTCGACGATTCAAAGTTGGACAA taTGCCGACACCTGTTGTCCCCGTCCGCTCGCGAGAATCGGTAGCTTTAAGCCGCAGGAACACAACGGAAATCCCGCTACTGAGAGAA gaaGCGCTAGGTGATGCCAGAGGctctaaaaatgaaaaagaatcgGAAAAATCCAAAGATTACGGCAGTATTTATTCGTCGATTTCCGGATCAGCGTTTTCTAG attaacTAAACACAGATCTTCGGCAACTCTCCAAGATGCTTCAGGAAGTGGCGCCATGGCGAAAGGTAGCGGCGAGTTCGAGTCCAGCCGGCGGGGAAGCTCAGGCGAtgaaagcgaaaaacttcGAAAGAAGCGCGTTCAGATTCATTCGTTGAAAGAAGTGCCAAGCGATACCAACTACAACAGCCCAGATGTTCAGTTTATCTTGGAGGTTAAACGTTCCAATATTAAG TCTCGCGGATCGGATGATGATGCCAGTAGCTTTGCTGGAACTGATATCACCGAAACCACAGAGACGACAGAAACCACTCTAGTAGAAACAAATTTCGACGAACTTCAG GATCAAGTGAATAgcatgaaaaaagaaatcgacaaaTACAGGGCAAGATGCGAGCGTCTGGAACGGGAGAAGGACGAACTGTCAAACAAGAAATTCCGTAGTGTAAACGGCGGCACCGGATCTGAGAGCATGCGACTCCAGCAGAGGATCCGCGAATTGGAAGCCAGCAACGAAGACCTGATGGACGATAAGCGATCGGCCGAACTGCGTGTCACCGAGCTGGAACGTGAGTTGGAGTCTCGCCCTTCATCAGCACAGACGCACAAG GCTATGGAAGAAATACGTGCCAAATCGGCTGCGGCGGAGGCTCTCATCGAAGAACTCATGGAGGAGAACGAAGAACTTAAAAAAGATATGAGGCAAATGGTGGACGAAATGGACGAACTGCAAGATAATTTCAG AGAGGACCAGGCGGATGAATACCGAGATTTGAAGAAAGACCTGGAACAGACGGCGAAAAATTGTCGCATCCTGCAGTTCAAGTTGCGGAAGGCAGAACGCCGAATGGAACAAATGGAGACGGACAAACACGAACTTGAATTACAGAATCAGGAGCTGCGTAATGGCAGCAATCCTGCGGCCACGAGTTCCGTTCCGGGTAAAGGACAGGACAGGATTTCGCAGCTGGAACAGGAACTGAATCAGACCCGAGACCAACTTGTCCAATCTCAAAGAGAAGTTCAAAAACTGCAATCGCAAATTCGAGCTGGAGGCAAAGATGCACCGCTGTCAGGACCTGTGCTTAGCAAAAGCAGAAGTTTGGAG GGAACGAATGGCGCATTGTCAAAATCAACAGAAGACGTTTCTCAGCTTCAAAGAGATCTCCAAGATTCACACGAAAGAGAAGCAGATCTTCGTGAACAGCTCAAATTCGCTGAAGAGGAG GCGCAGTCGTTGCGTAAGAAGCTGAGTCGTGTCGAAGAAGAGAACGAATCTTTGGTtatgcaattgaaaaaaatggcaatgaaGAAAG GTAGTAGAAGAAACACACCGGACAGTTCAGTCGATAAGGACGAAGGAATTTCAGGGGATGTTGATGACCTTAGCCTTTCTGAACTTCGGCTGCAATTAGAATTGAACGAACAG GAAACTGCTGTGTTGAGACGTAAAATGGAAGACATTGAAGGTGAAAACGATCGGTTGAGTAAAGAAGTTTTGGAGCTCCAAGAGCAAGTCAGATCCAAATCAACGGCATCCACCGAGAAAGCAGGTGACGCCCGTTCGCAGCCTACCAAACCCACTTCCGAAGAATTGAATAAACTCAAAACTGAGCTGATGGAAAAGGACAAAGAAATCGAACATTTGAACGAAGCGCTGACGCAAGCTGAGAAAAACAAGGGCAAAGTGGTGGTGCAGAGAAGTCGATCTCTCGAGTCCAGTGAATCTGCTTTAGATTTGAAG AGGCAACTGCAACTCGTCGAGCAAGAGGCAGGAATTTTGCGTTCCAAAACGGCAGAGCTGGAAACAGAGAACGAGAAGATGACGGCCGAAAATCGTCGACTGCATCTGCGTGTCTCTCGCAAAGCTCCGCCAACAGATGCGGAAAAGTTGCTTTTAGATAAGCTGGAATTGGAAGAACGCATTCAAGCCATGGAGAAGAAACTCACCGAAGCCGTGAACCACAAACCACACATTGAGCTGGAGAAATCACCGCGATTGGGCCGTGCCAGTGATCGTGGAACGCGATTATCGACGGCATCCATAACGCCAGAGTCGAGTGTTCTCAAACGGGAGAAGGAGATCCTGGAACGCGACCTCAAAAGCAAAGAAGAACAGATCAATTCACTGACTCTTCGGCTGCAGCAcatggaaaaggaaaatgagaaTCTTCATCATCGAATGGAGACCAGAATGGCCGCTGTCAAACGGACCCCCAAAAAACCTAACGATACAATGACTAAAATCCAGCTCAAA AAAATGGTGGAAGAATTGGAAACCGAATTCACTGATTTGCTAGCAAAGACTGGTGCTGGCCAACCCTTACCTTCTGACACTAAAAAGATTGCCGAATTAAGCAAAAATCTGAAGGAAGAACGTGAACAAAGGGATAACCTgcaacacgaaaagaaaaaattggaagaaaaaatcacTAAATTAGAAGCAGAAATGAAGAAAGCGAATAGTAACAGTTCAG cCAACCAAATTTTGCAAGAAAAATGCGATaaactggaaaaagaaaaagcagagATGACAGCCAAAATGCAATCGGGAGATTTCGTTGATCTCGATACGCTTCACCAGGTCAAgcaagaaaaacataaattaCAAAAAGAG TTAACGGAAAGAGATAACCGCCTTTCCGAGTTGGAGAAGAAGGTCAAGGAGTCTGAagacaaaaacagaaaaatggaaagagcTTTGAAAGACAACAACGAACGTATCGCAGATGTGGAACGAGAG GATGCAAGTCTAAAAGATGAAGTCAAGAAAGCTGTCGACGCTGCGTTAAAGAAGAGTGAACGTGAAATTAAACTGGCCAAAGAAGGAACAGTCAATTTCAAAACGaaagccgaagatttggagcAAAAATTGACGAGG GCCGAGATGGACAAGAAGGGACTGAACGAAAGAATTCAGCGTCTGGAAGCAGATTGGCGCAAAGAACGTGACCAGTTGATAGGTCGGGCAACAGACTTGGAAGTCGAAATAAAG GCGGAgcgcaaaaagaaagatcGAGTGGAGAAAGAGTACGAAGGCGAGATGCGTGAAAAGGATGACGAAGTCATGGGATTGCGGGAGCGTGTTAAAAGGACAGAGATAGAGCTAAAAGCAGCTCTTGAAAGATTTGAAGAACTTAAAAATCAAGATACCCGTTCAAGAG AACTGGAACttgaacttgaaaaagaaCATCAAGAGTACGAAGATTTAACAGCCAAATACGACCTGCTCGAAGAAGATTATTTAGTGATCAAAGCCAAACTTGTCAtggacaaacaaaacatcgagag GGAGTATCtttctcttaaaaaagaacatgACACCGTCGAAGGAGAATTGCGGACCCTGAGAGAGACATTCAACCTGCGCCAAGACACGTGGATTAAGGAGAAACTAGATATGCAG GAAAAGGTCAAAGAGCTGGAAGAAAAGGAACTGCGGCACTCGGGAGAAAATTGGTATATTGAAAGAAGTCGATTGAAGGACATTATCGATGAAAAGAATCAACAACTGGAGAAGATAAAGCGCGATGAGGAAATGCACAGGGACCATATAGACAACATTCGAAGAGAG AACGATGAGCTGCGAAGGAAACTTGAAGATTTTGATAAAGTAACGAAAATTCAGAGAAGCATGACGTACGATTCGTCGGAGCACGATCGCGAAATTCGTGAACTTAGGAATAG GTTGGCTCAGGAAGAGAAAGCCCATCGGTCTGAGTTAACACATGCAAAGATGCGCAGCGACAATAAAGTTGCACTGTTGCAAGAAGAAACTCAAGCTACTCAAATGCAACTAGAAAAAGCCAGGCGCGAAAGAGATACCTTCAG AGAAATGCTTGATGGTGCACAACGCATGATTTCTGAATTAAAATCTGATCCCAGCAAGAAAGCGAAGTCTGGATCAGATGCCGCTCGTTCTCGTGAG ATGGAAGATAACTTGACTCGCATCGAAGAATTCCACGCCCAAATTACAAGTCTGGAGGATGAACTGAATGAAGCGCGTTCAGAAACTTCGCGTATCAAGACAGAATACATCAATGAAAAATCGGCTAAAGAGATCAAAATTTCCGAGCTCCaaactaaaattaatgaa CTTGAAGAAGACAGAATCATGGCGATGGGACGAAGCCGTATTACAGGCACTCGAACTCGGCTGGAACTTGCTTGGCAGAAAGAGCGAGAAGAACAACAGCGTTTAATTCAAGAGTCATCTACTTTGGCTCGGGATCTGCGACAGACGTTACTTGAA GTCGAGAAAGAACGCGATCGCGAACGCCTTGAATCACGACGTCGATTGGAACAGCAGAAGAGAGCgaacgaagaagaacaagTCGAAATCCGCAAAAAGGTGACCGAACTGCAAAGTGACTTGCTGGAGCTGCGTGACGCGCACGCCAAACTGCGTACGTCGTGCGAAAAATTACGTCGCGATAAAGAACGGGTAGAGAAGGAACGAGACGATACGAAAAAGAGCATCGTTGATTCACGCAAAGCTGACGCGGACACCGAACGACGTGTAAGCCAACTTGTCGTAGAAGTTCAGAAAATGAAGGACTTGTGCCCATTGGTCATGGGTGAATCCCTGACTGGTGAATTGCCAACCGGTGCAAAAAAAG AAAAAGACGTGCGTCAAGAGAAAATACGCGAGGAGTTTGTCGCCACGCTTAAGCTGATCAACAAATTCAGTGAAGATGTGAAAAAACTTCAACAACGAGAAAGTGATGACAGCAGTAAACGAACTACAATGTTTAGAAG AGCAATGTCGAACGCACCTGGTGACATGGGATCGACCTCGACTTCAAATAATACTGGAGAGAGCATTACTCCTGCGCCTTCCATAACAAAACGCGCCCCAGTTTACCGTCGTGCCTTGTCCTTGGAGCAAAGCCAAAGTTTGAAAGACATTGAG ACCACATCTTCTAGTTCATATACTTCCAATAGCTACATGGATGATGAACCACCATACGCATCATATCGCAGCCGGACAGTTGATCGCGACTTAAGTCTTGACAG ACAATCCACAGACTCTACCCGCAGCGAATCTGCAGTTCTTGCTACTCCAGAAactaagaaaaagagaagtctaatgggaaaaataaaacaactcACGAAATCACGTAGCATTGAAGATACGGGCACGGCCAATCAGCTGGTGAACGCAGGAATACAG GCTCTCATACCGAGTGTTTCCGTGGCACCCAGTGGCTCAGATCTAAGTTTGGATAAGGACCCAGAtcggaagaaggaaaagaaaactgtcaaAGATAAACTCACTGGAATGTTTAAAAAGGGTTCGTCTTCTCGGACTAGCAG CATGGAGAGATCAGATTCCACTGAAAGCCGAGACAGGTACACCCCAGCTAAAGATTCGCTGAGTGTGAGCGTTAGCGACAGACCGCTGCAGCGACCCCCTAGTCTTACCAATTTGTCTGCACCTGGATCAAGTAGAGGAACCACCCCCCTTTCG TCAAGTCGTGCAACACCATCTCGAAGTGGTATGCTGCGCAACCAAAGCTCGGTAGAAACTGATGTGTGA